Proteins found in one Kluyveromyces marxianus DMKU3-1042 DNA, complete genome, chromosome 2 genomic segment:
- the HAP4 gene encoding transcription factor HAP4 (heteromerisation domain), whose product MSKPVSVPIESLHGHGHGHSQGSGGGGHHQITIAPNLQPRKHGKPTGITIRTSRHWVLPPRPKPGRRPSPAVSIKQQASASASASVSASASSVSPGVSSSVSPAPAVKVKTETEEHSVQAKKSDKGGSVTGSRPNANSIPLTNSKSKVQNAKQTRKSEITAKTQVKVKTEHSNAVHSPVSTATAAATAAAAAQPIPSQTPAPVQSADTKKKPSSKTALKKEIQILKMENNKLKQELSDLVGNLQELKRQFPIASPPEDANLLKTQKGVPAAKGKASAVAAAGMTRKRSIIDSDIDMLQAHPLQASSSSVSHHHHHEVKPEPLDDTEIFLKFDEDDEPHKDLIKNLSSSRMNQTSSLSSRTSFTDDDDLLLSSSTPSSLFSTDLNRTVSNQMFSTSTMVTNTGSSPSSSHTSNKSLQNSQYSDTIETMKFIDGYEQMEFYSKYKLSSNHSQEPLKSVQKLKSDHVASHQDELDCIREEEPVTDLLATGAISASNSTSVTAKPSNPDQDSGMLYFLQKHALSKNPGSKLGDLPIDLDDSLPSSLLLKLGEEDENSFMNLNLKSIDPDDPLNEHVTDTPFVAPTLEELMEEQDDKDSKLLGPENTEQDMDLLKMGIFFTD is encoded by the coding sequence ATGTCTAAGCCGGTTTCAGTTCCAATAGAGTCGTTGCATGGGCATGGACATGGGCATTCGCAAGGtagtggtggtggaggACACCATCAGATAACTATTGCGCCGAATTTGCAGCCGAGAAAGCACGGGAAGCCTACTGGGATCACGATTCGGACGTCGAGACACTGGGTGCTTCCACCGCGGCCCAAGCCTGGTAGGAGGCCCAGTCCTGCGGTGTCTATCAAGCAGCAGGCGTCGGCGTCAGCGTCGGCGTCGGTatcagcatcagcatcatCAGTTTCGCCAGGGGTTTCTAGTTCCGTGTCGCCAGCACCGGCTGTTAAGGTGAAGACGGAAACAGAGGAGCATTCTGTGCAGGCGAAGAAATCGGACAAGGGAGGGTCTGTGACGGGCAGCAGGCCCAATGCGAACAGTATTCCGCTGACGAATAGCAAGTCGAAGGTGCAGAACGCGAAACAGACCCGCAAATCGGAGATTACGGCTAAAACGCAGGTGAAGGTGAAGACGGAGCACTCTAACGCGGTCCACAGTCCTGTGTCCACAGCTACAGCAGCAGctacagcagcagcagcagcacaaCCAATACCATCCCAAACCCCAGCACCAGTGCAAAGTGCAGacacgaagaagaaaccttcttccaAGACGGCCTTgaaaaaagagattcaGATCCTCAAAATGGAAAACAATAAACTAAAGCAAGAACTCAGCGACCTTGTCGGGAACCTACAAGAACTCAAGCGCCAGTTCCCCATTGCATCGCCTCCGGAAGATGCAAACTTACTAAAAACCCAAAAGGGTGTTCCAGCAGCGAAAGGAAAAGCTTcagcagtagcagcagcaggcATGACTCGGAAAAGGTCTATCATAGACTCGGATATCGACATGCTGCAAGCACATCCGCTTCAAgcctcctcctcctctgTGTcccatcatcatcatcacgAGGTCAAGCCTGAACCGCTGGATGACACAGAAATATTCTTAAAATTCGACGAGGACGATGAACCGCACAAGGACCTGATCAAGAACCTTTCTTCGTCCAGAATGAACCAAACTTCGTCGCTAAGCTCCCGTACTAGTTTCACGGATGATGACGACTTGCTGCTTTCTTCGTCAACACCAAGCTCTCTCTTCTCAACCGATTTGAATCGTACAGTGAGCAACCAAATGTTCTCAACGTCGACAATGGTCACAAATACTGGTTCTAGTCCAAGCAGTAGCCATACTTCAAATAAGAGCCTACAAAACTCACAGTACTCAGACACTATAGAGACAATGAAATTCATCGATGGTTATGAACAAATGGAATTCTACTCTAAGTATAAACTGTCTTCTAATCACTCCCAGGAACCACTCAAATCCGTACAAAAATTGAAGTCTGACCATGTAGCCAGCCACCAGGACGAACTTGACTGtatcagagaagaagaaccagttACGGATCTTTTGGCCACTGGTGCTATCAGCGCTAGTAACTCGACCAGCGTCACTGCAAAACCTTCAAATCCCGATCAGGACTCCGGTATGCTCTATTTCTTGCAGAAACATGCACTCTCGAAAAATCCCGGATCAAAGCTTGGCGATCTGCCAATCGACCTTGATGACTCTCTTCCTTCGTCCCTTTTGCTGAAACTGGgcgaagaagatgaaaactCGTTTAtgaacttgaacttgaaaagTATTGACCCTGACGACCCTTTGAATGAGCATGTCACTGACACTCCGTTCGTAGCACCCACCTTAGAAGAATTGATGGAGGAACAAGATGATAAAGACTCAAAACTTCTAGGACCTGAAAACACTGAACAGGATATGGATCTCTTAAAAATGGGCATATTCTTCACAGactaa
- the SLD2 gene encoding Sld2p: protein MVEKVETAGPQTSVIYKMDQLKIEIKLWERSFEKEHGRLPEKEDIKADKEIKRKYKQYAQYKKLIEHQGKQEHLESKQSGIDQTPVKAVVDDAKTEFGPTPQMNGKLVSIFEMKFSLVKDHSSETLEAVGSPVRGHESVRRQLNFAITPGSSPIKGAPKLEYPEASTTAASNGLRYGPNSPMRVDDIGLKLSDTPKTLGRMHDIKSSPYSPSPLIKRPSKTLSELAKEHALIKNEFESNTEDFSEFNAIRTLTEKLMQEEKLKKIDEEAEEDDNANTSAFIRKAKTIKKKTRAKMRPAPATLNEVKQNKMLNTNVHERLAKLKQREYNRMLGKDDIESDSDSETEMAPTPAKKPRKKNSKYNLVSNNFKRLNLPTKAGRNRAKKWRSRM, encoded by the coding sequence atggTAGAGAAGGTCGAGACAGCGGGGCCCCAGACTTCGGTGATATATAAAATGGACCAACTGAAGATTGAAATCAAATTATGGGAACGATCGTTTGAGAAAGAACATGGGAGGTTGCctgagaaagaagatatcaaaGCAGACAAAGAGATTAAAAGGAAATACAAGCAATATGCGCAATATAAGAAGCTTATAGAGCATCAAGGCAAACAGGAACACCTTGAATCAAAGCAAAGTGGTATAGATCAGACTCCGGTAAAAGCAGTTGTCGATGATGCCAAAACTGAGTTCGGTCCAACGCCTCAGATGAACGGGAAACTGGTAAGCATATTTGAGATGAAATTTTCCCTTGTAAAAGATCATTCATCAGAGACTCTCGAGGCTGTAGGGTCACCTGTAAGGGGCCACGAGAGCGTTAGAAGACAATTGAATTTTGCTATTACACCAGGCTCTTCTCCGATAAAAGGAGCTCCAAAACTGGAATACCCAGAAGCATCTACAACAGCGGCATCTAATGGATTAAGATACGGACCGAATTCTCCAATGCGTGTTGACGATATCGGATTAAAGCTATCTGACACGCCTAAAACACTGGGAAGAATGCATGATATTAAAAGCTCCCCATATAGCCCGTCGCCGTTGATCAAGAGACCGTCAAAGACATTATCTGAACTTGCGAAAGAGCATGCACTTATTAAGAACGAATTCGAATCTAATACGGAAGATTTCAGTGAATTCAACGCGATAAGGACGTTAACAGAGAAACTAATGCAGGAAgagaagctgaagaagattgatgaagaagcgGAGGAAGACGATAATGCTAATACAAGCGCGTTTATTCGTAAAGCAAAAactatcaagaagaaaactagGGCAAAGATGAGACCTGCACCAGCTACGTTAAATGAGGTGAAGCAAAACAAGATGTTGAACACGAATGTGCACGAACGGTTAGCGAAGTTGAAGCAACGTGAATATAATAGAATGCTAGGAAAGGACGATATAGAGAGCGATTCCGATTCAGAAACGGAAATGGCACCTACACCTGCGAAGAAACCACGCAAGAAGAATAGCAAGTACAACCTTGTCAGCAACAACTTCAAGCGTCTGAACTTACCGACAAAGGCCGGACGGAACAGGGCAAAGAAATGGAGGTCGCGTATGTGA
- the CTF13 gene encoding Ctf13p, with product MFDCRLFLSLPIDIRRNVYLFLGDNVQIVRPPPKSSIFSDEIIEYPAVTVTEYDNTLAERYEQHVKIYDYIPNFVSNWCRGFELIKQDPLVADRLKVCMKYEEEDWFCMQWILVCGQLEVGIFTQDEQFLQVSYGLKEFCEVVDVPVQRLSLGMNVSEINNIEELCTEIKRHWLFDTVQFVSFVNCWDMEHPNVASIINFMENFNNLRLLKVESQNMFDNLINTQGVRANPGKTIVYNVRQNILELRAYSLRELGYKSLVNLSRWEQLVSLSLIGCEFIDLNKLVFPKRCKILNIQDIKYIVWWNQAEILEVLDSNWLNRTTISKPQSPEQVEKWYSVYIRVVETYHPINCITIQNVKRIKGNIIVPARLLEASRIKISNVTKMDEILMI from the coding sequence ATGTTCGACTGTAGACTATTTCTGAGTTTACCAATAGATATACGACGAAACGTCTACCTATTTTTGGGAGATAATGTTCAAATCGTACGACCTCCACCAAAATCATCTATATTCAGCGATGAGATTATTGAGTATCCAGCGGTCACAGTGACAGAATATGATAATACTTTGGCTGAAAGGTATGAGCAACATGTTAAGATATACGATTACATTCCGAATTTTGTTTCCAATTGGTGTCGAGGCTTCGAGCTAATAAAGCAGGACCCATTAGTAGCTGATAGGCTAAAAGTTTGCATGAAAtacgaagaagaggattGGTTCTGTATGCAATGGATCCTGGTCTGTGGTCAGTTAGAGGTTGGTATATTTACACAAGATGAGCAGTTTCTACAAGTAAGCTACGGTTTAAAGGAATTTTGCGAAGTGGTAGACGTGCCAGTTCAGCGACTCTCGTTAGGAATGAATGTAAGTGAGATTAACAacattgaagaactttgtACCGAGATCAAAAGACATTGGTTATTTGACACAGTGCAATTTGTGAGCTTTGTTAACTGCTGGGATATGGAACATCCTAATGTTGCTTCAATTATCAATTTCATGGagaacttcaacaacctGCGTCTATTAAAGGTGGAGTCGCAGAACATGTTTGATAATTTGATTAATACACAAGGTGTAAGAGCGAATCCCGGCAAGACCATTGTGTATAATGTGCGTCAAAATATATTAGAGCTTCGAGCGTACTCCTTGCGTGAATTGGGGTACAAATCACTGGTAAATCTTTCAAGATGGGAACAATTAGTTTCTCTTTCGCTAATCGGATGTGAATTTATAGATCTCAACAAGTTGGTATTTCCGAAACGCTGCAAAATTCTAAACATACAAGACATCAAATACATCGTATGGTGGAATCAGGCTGAAATACTGGAGGTTTTGGACAGTAACTGGTTAAATCGTacaacaatatcaaaacCTCAATCACCTGAACAAGTGGAAAAATGGTACTCGGTCTATATAAGAGTTGTTGAGACGTACCATCCTATAAACTGCATCACCATTCAGAATGTAAAGCGTATTAAGGGAAACATCATTGTACCCGCTCGGCTTCTAGAAGCCTCTCGGATCAAAATATCTAATGTAACAAAAATGGACGAAATACTAATGATATGA
- the PAM16 gene encoding import motor complex subunit PAM16, which yields MAHRAFVQVIFTGAQVFGRAFAEAYRQAASQTAKQSANASRARGASAEYGGITLDESSKILNIENEKDMNLDKINERFKYLFDVNDKDKGGSFYLQSKIYRAAERLKYELAQKEKAAADAAGGGKQAKPQEPANGE from the coding sequence ATGGCACACAGGGCGTTTGTACAGGTTATTTTCACGGGTGCGCAAGTTTTCGGGCGTGCCTTTGCGGAAGCTTACAGACAAGCAGCATCGCAGACTGCAAAGCAGTCTGCTAACGCATCGAGAGCTCGTGGGGCGTCAGCAGAGTACGGTGGGATTACTCTGGACGAGAGTTCGAAGATTTTGAACATTGAGAACGAGAAGGATATGAACTTGGACAAGATCAACGAGAGGTTCAAGTACTTGTTTGATGTGAACGATAAGGACAAAGGAGGGTCTTTCTACTTGCAGAGCAAGATCTATAGGGCTGCGGAGCGTTTGAAGTACGAGCTTGCGCAGAAGGAGAAGGCAGCAGCGGATGCGGCTGGTGGTGGGAAGCAGGCGAAGCCGCAGGAGCCGGCCAACGGTGAATAG